The genomic stretch ACTTTTTGCAGGATCATCAACCCTGCACAGTGGACTTTTTTGAAGGTGCTTATGTCGATAGATAAAAATAATAGCATTTACCTGGAGAAGGCCTCGATCCTGATGGAGGCTTTACCGTATATCCGGCGGTTTTATCATCAGACCATGGTGATCAAATACGGCGGCCATGCCATGGTGGATGAAAATCTGAAGACCGGTTTTGCCAAAAGCATGGTTCTGATGAAATACATCGGTCTCAACCCGGTGATAGTCCACGGTGGGGGCCCCCAGATTAAAAAGGTCCTGGACCAGATGCACATCTCTTCCCAGTTCGTGCAAGGAGTGCGGGTTACCGACAGCCAGACCATGGATGTGGTCGAAATGGTCCTGGGCGGCAAGGTCAATAAAGAGATCGTTCACCTGATCAATCAGCAAGGGGGCAAGGCCATCGGCCTGAGCGGCAAGGACGGCCAACTCCTCGTGGCCCAAAAAATGAAACTCTTTAAAAGCCGGGGTACTGAGGACCCGCCGGAGTTGATTGACATCGGCATGGTAGGGGAAGTGGTGGAGGTCAATACCGAGATTATTACCACGCTGGAACATCATCATTTTATCCCGGTGATTGCCCCCATCGGAGTCGGAAAGATGGGCCGAACCTATAATATCAACGCCGACCTGGTGGCCGGCAAGGTGGCCTCGGCACTCAAAGCCCAAAAACTGATCCTTTTGACCGATGTGGAAGGGGTTAAAGACAAAAGCGGGCGATTGATCTCCACGATGAAGCGCAGCGAAATCCCCGGCCTGATCGAGGATGGGACGATTAGCGGCGGGATGATTCCTAAGGTAAATTGTTGTCTGGAGGCCCTGGCTCAAGGGGTTGAAAAGACCCATATCATAGATGGAA from Deltaproteobacteria bacterium encodes the following:
- the argB gene encoding acetylglutamate kinase, which gives rise to MSIDKNNSIYLEKASILMEALPYIRRFYHQTMVIKYGGHAMVDENLKTGFAKSMVLMKYIGLNPVIVHGGGPQIKKVLDQMHISSQFVQGVRVTDSQTMDVVEMVLGGKVNKEIVHLINQQGGKAIGLSGKDGQLLVAQKMKLFKSRGTEDPPELIDIGMVGEVVEVNTEIITTLEHHHFIPVIAPIGVGKMGRTYNINADLVAGKVASALKAQKLILLTDVEGVKDKSGRLISTMKRSEIPGLIEDGTISGGMIPKVNCCLEALAQGVEKTHIIDGRVENAVILELFTDSGVGTEIVND